GTGTTGTCGCCGACCAGGAACAGGCTGGCCATGGCGACCATGACGGCGACGCCGGAGACCAGCACCGCGTGCCCCGAGGTGGCGGCCGCGATCTCGACCGCGCTGCGATGGTCACGCCCGCGGGCTCGTTCCTCCCGCTCGCGGCGAAGGTAGAACAGCGAGTAGTCGACGCCGACCGCCATGCCGATCAGCAGGATGATGCTGCTGACCATTTCCCCGGCAGGGAAGAGGTGCGAGGCGAACTGTGCCAACCCCATCGCACCGGCCACGGCCGACAACGCCAGCACGACTGGCACTCCGGCGGCGATCAACGCGCCAAAGCTGAACAGCAGGATCACCAGCGCCACCGGCACGCTGATCAGCTCCGCCCGGACGAAATCCGCCGCCAGCGTCTCGGTCAGAGCCTTCCCCAGGGATGCCGACCCCACCTGTTCCACCCACAGGTCGGGATACCGCTGCTGCACCTGCGTCGTGGCCTCCAGCAGCGGTCCGACGCGTGCGTCAGCGTCGTTCGCCGAACCGGTCATCTCTACCTCGACCAGCACCGCACCGCGATCGGGTGAGGTAACCGGGTCGGCGACCTTCGCGACCTCGGGCAGGACGCGCATCCGCGCGGACAGGTCGATCGCCACGGCCTGAGCACGTTGGAGATCGAGATCGCCCGCCCGCGCCGTGATCAGGACGCTCTCCGCTGCCGGGGCGTCGGGAAACGCGCCGGCCTGTTCGATGCGGTCCGCGCGGGCCAGTTCCCCGTGCAGGCTGTCCTGCGTGGTGGCCTTCACCGTGCCGACCAGGCTGCCACCGACCACGCTGGCCACCACGAAACATAGCCAGGCCGTGATCGCCAGCCAGGGATGGTTGGCGCTCCACCGGCCGATCCGCGCGGTGAACGGCGTACGGCCCGGGTTGATGACTTTCTGGATCATGCCGAGGACGCTATGGACTCACCGCGGCCCGGACCATGAGGTCGACCGCCGTCCTCAGCGGGCAGACCACAGCGGCCCGGGTGTGGAAAACCGCACCCCACGCGGTTGCGGAAAGCCGGCTCCGGCGTCCCAAGAGATGGAATTACCTACTAAACCTATAGGGTTTGCCGTCTAGAGTACGAGGGCACCCCGCCGAACGACCCGCGAGGAACCGCCATGATCCCGCACCGCCTGGAGCCCGACCTGCTCACCGTCGCCGCTCGATGGGTCGACCCGACCGGCTGGCCGGTCGCGCTGCGCTTCGACTCCGCCGAGCGCTGGTACGCCCGCCTCGCCACCGGCGACGACCATGAGGTGTGGGCGCTGAGCTGGCTGCCCGGGCAGGGCACCGACCTGCACGACCACGGCGGCTCCGCCGGAGCGTTCCGAGTCGTCGCCGGCGCGCTCACCGAGGAGACGGTCACCGGGGGTCGACTACGCCCACGGCTGCTGCCCGCCGGCACCGGTCGCCGCTTCGGCCCTCGGCACGTGCACCAGGTGACCAACCAGGGCTCGACACCGGCGGTCAGCGTGCACGTCTACCGCCCGGCGCTGCTGCGGATGACCCGCTACCACCTCCTGGACGGGCGGCTGCGGGTCGCCGAGGTCGCCGAAGCCGGCCGGTCCTGGTGAGCACGGCGAGCAACGATCCACCCCCTGTCACCGGAAGGAACCGAGAATGCAGGTAACCGCCGAGCACCGTCCAGCCCCCGTGCCGCCGCCGGGCTCCCGGGGCATCGACGAGATCCTGGCCGCCGCGCGGGCCCAGCTGCACCGGTTGGACCCGGAGCGGGCGCACCTGGCGTGCCGGGCCGGAGCACTGCTGGTCGACATCCGGCCGGCCGCGCAGCGGGCCGCACACGGGGTGGTGCCGCGCTCGCTGGCGGTCGAGCGCAACGTGCTGGAGTGGCGCTTCGACCCGCGCTGTCCGGCCAGACTGCCGCAGGCGGTCGACTACGACGTGCCGGTGATCATCCTCTGTCAGGAGGGCTACACCTCGTCGCTGGCCGCCGCCGCCCTGCAGGACCTCGGCCTGCGCCGGGCCACCGACGTGGTCGGCGGGTTCGCGGCCTGGCGGATCGCCGGCCTGCCGGCCCTCGGCCCAACCCCACTGCACCGCACCGCCCCTCTCGCGCCCCCCCGTCAACACCGGGCGGGCGCGCCACTGACCGCCACGCCCCACCGGGCATACCGCCACTCAGGAGGCACCATGTCCGTCGTCGCCATCCCCACCCGCCGTCACCCGGGGGCGCGCCCACCCCGCCCGCGCACCGGTCCGACGCTGACCATCACCCTCGACCTCGCTCCGGGGCCACTGAGCCCGCGGCTGGCCCGGCTGGTGCAGCTGCTCGGCGAACTGGCCGAGTCGGGGGAGGGGCAGCTGCGTACCGTGGGGGACGTCGCGCCGAAGCCGCGCCCGGCCCCGAGCCTGGCCGTCGGCGAACCGTCCGCCGAGGCGGACCAGATCCACATAATGGCCGGCTCGCGGATCGTCCGCCGGAGTGACCTGGTCGTCGCGCTGACCCGCATCGAGTACGAGTTGCTGCTGTTCCTGGCTGAGCGGCCGCGCCGCGTCTTCACCCGCCTGCAGTTGTTGTCCAGCGTCTGGGGTTACGAGCACGCGGTGGCCCGGACGGTGGACGTGCACGTCCGCCGGCTGCGCGCCAAACTGGCCGGCTCGGAGGTGGTCACCACCGTCTACGGGGTCGGTTACCGGCTGGCCGACGACGCGCGGATCAGCGTGGACCACACCCGCTGACCCCTGGTCCGGGGTCGGGCGGAGGCCGTGGTGAACCGGACGGGGACCCCCGTATCGGGGCATCTCGGGGGTCTGCTGTAATCATCAGGCCTCGTACGCAGAGCGAGCATCCGGCTCCGATGCGTTCGTCAATTGTCACATCCATGCAACGCCGCCGCCTCTTGACCCTCGCCCGAGCGCCGGGAAACATCGATGAAGCGGCGTCCCGGGCCGTGGGGAGATACCCGGACCAGCCCAAGGAGGACCATGTCGGTCAGCCCCGCCTCGTCGCGCGCCGGATGGCATACGTCCCAACCGCCGGTGCCCGGTCGACCTCCCGGCGGTCAGCGTCGCCCGGCGAACACCACCGCGCCCATGCTCACCGTGACGCTGTCCATCCCGCTGGCCTGTGAGGAGTCGCTGACCCCGGCGGCACGTCGGCTGATCGAGGCCGCGCGCGAGATGCTCGAGCGGGGCGAGGGCGTGATCATCGGGGCCGTGCCGGCCGACCGCCGCCCCGACCAGGTGCCCGCCAACCGGACGCCGACCCGGGCCCTCAGCCCGACCATCCCGGCCCTGCACATCCTCGCCTCGTCCCGGTCGGTGCTGCGCGACGACGAGCCGCTGCCGCTGACCCGGCTGGAATTCGACCTGCTGCTGCACCTGGTCGCCCATCCGCGCCGGGTGTTCACCCGACTGCAACTGCTCAACGCCGTCTGGGGCTACGAGCACGCCGGCGTACGCACCGTCGACGTGCACGTGCGTCGCCTGCGCGGCAAGGTCGGCGTGGACGTGCCCCTGGTCACCACCGTCTACGGCGTGGGTTACCGGTTGGCCGACGACGCGCGGGTCACCATCGACCGCTCCGGCTGACCGGCGTCAGCGACCCCACCGGGCGCGGGGCAGGATGGTGCGGTGCGCATCCGCCCCATCTCGCCCGACCTGCTCGTCGACGAGCTGACCGGCCGGCTGGCCGACGCGGCGATCCGCGCCGCCACCGCCGGGCCCGCGCGACTGCGGGTGGCCGTGGACGGCGCTCCGGCGGCAGGCGCCGACAGGTTGGCCGCCGCGCTCGTCGACCCGTTGCGTGCCCGGGGCCGCCCGGTGCTGCACATCCGCGCCACCGACTTCCTCCGCCCCGCGTCGCTGCGCTTCGAGCTGGGCCGCACCAACCCGGACTCCTACTACGAGAACTGGGTCGACGAAGCCGGGCTGCGTCGGGAGGTGCTCGAACGAGCCGGCCCGGGCGGCAGCGGACGGTTGCTCCCGTCGCTCTGGGACGCCGACGCCGACCGGGCCAGCCGGGCCCGCTACGTCGACCTGCCACCCGGGGGCGTCGTGCTGGTCAGCGGCGCGTTGCTGCTCGGCGGTGGCCTGCCCTTCGACGTCACCGTCCACCTGGAGCTGACCCCGGCGGCGCTGCGTCGGCGTACCGAACCGGCCCAGGAATGGGCACTGCCGGCCTTCGACCGGTACGCCAAGGAGGTCGTACCGGCGAGCTTCGCCGACGTGGTGGTGCGGGCCGACGACCCCCGCCGCCCCGCGCTCGTGGAGCCCGACGGCGACGACTGACAACCGCTCAAGATTCGCCGGTTTGCGCGGCTGATCCGGCGGGTACTCGCCCGGCTCACAGAGCGCGGGTGGTCGCCCGCGCACCCACTGCGACCGTGACCGGGGCCTGACGCCGCCGGCATCCGGTTCACCTTGAGCCTCAGGCCCAGGAAAGGCAGGCAGCGATGGTCGCCCACAACACGGTCGATACGGCCCGTCCTCAGGCGGAGATCGACCAGATCAAGCACTCCCTCCAGTCGCACTACGACGAGCTCACCGCCGAGTACGACCAGGCCGTGCTGCAGAGCCAGGTGCTGCGCCTCGTGGAGGTCGGTGACACCGCCGGTGACGACCAGGCCGACAGCGGCACCAAGACGGCCGAGCGGGACACCGCGCAGTCCCTGTTGCGCACCATCCTCGACCGCCGCGCCCAGTACGAGCACGCCCTCGGCCGACTCGAAGAGGGCACCTACGGCTGGTGCGAGGGCTGCGCGGCGGCGATCCCGGTGGAGCGGCTGGAGATCTTCCCGTCGGCCACCACCTGCGTGACGTGCAAGCAGACCCGCGAACGGCGGGCGGCCTGAGCGACGCCAGCGGTTGCCGGTCGGTCCACGACGCGATGGACTTCACCCATGGGTGACATCCTGGTGGGCACCGCGTCCTGGACCGACCGCACACTGCTGGACTCGGGATGGTATCCGCAGACCGCGGACACCCCGGAGAAACGGCTGGCCTACTACGCCCGGCAGTTCCCGCTGGTCGAAGTGGACGCCACGTACTATTCCCCGCCCGCCGAGTCGACCGCGAAGCTGTGGGCCGAGCGCACCCCCGCCGGCTTCACCTTCAACATCAAGGCGTTCAGCCTCCTGACCGGGCATCCCACCCGGGTCAGCGCCCTCTACAAGGACCTTCGTCCGGAGACCGACAAGAAGAACATCTACCCCGACGACCTGCCCGCGCAGGCGTACGAGGAGGTGTGGACGCGTTTCCTGTCCGCACTGGACCCGCTGGTCGAGGCGGACAAGCTGGGTGCGCTGCTGTTCCAGTTCCCGCCCTGGTTCACCATCAAGCGGGCCAACAAGCAGTACCTGCTGGAAGTGGCGAAGCGTTGCGCGCCGCTGCGCGCGGTCTACGAGTTCCGGCACGCCTCCTGGTTCGACGGCGACAACGCCGACGAGACCCTGGCTTTCCTCCGTGAGCACAAACTGCCGTACGTCTGCGTGGACATGCCGCAGGGCCACCGCTCGTCGCTGCCCCCGGTGCTGGCCGCCACCGCCGACCTCGCGGTGATGCGCTTCCACGGCCACAGCGACAAGTGGACCAGCAAGGACATCCACGAGAAGTTCGGCTACCACTACTCCAAGCGGGAGTTGGCCGACTGGGCGCCGAAGCTGCGTGAGCTCGCCGACGAGGCCGGCCAGACCCACGTGCTGATGAACAACTGCTACCGCGACTATGCGCAGACCAACGCCACCACCCTCGCGGGTCTCCTCAACGTCGACTGACCTCACCCGATCCGGGTGGGGCGGGATCACCCGACCCGCGGGAAGGGTGGACGCGGTGGGTACGGCCGCCCAAGGGTGGCCGACGCCGGAGACGACACGGAGGTGACGGGGATGACGGTTCGAGTGGTGACGGATCGACGGCGTGGTGCCGTCCTGCACGTGGTCGGCACAGCCGACAACGCCCGGCGCGCCCCGCAGGGCAGCCCGGTACGGGCCCGCCGTGGCCCGGTGGGGCCGCCACGCCGCGCCGACGACCGACGGTGGGACAGCATGGAACGGGGGTCGACCGATGGCTGACTCGATGATCTCAGCGTTCGAGTCCTCGCTGGACAAGACGAACCTCATTCTCAAGGACATCGAGAACGCCTACGGCTGGCCGAAGGATCGGCGCAACCAGTCGTACGCGGCCCTGCGCACGGTGCTGCACCTGCTGCGCGACCGGCTGCCGGTGAACGAGAGCGTGGAGTTCGCCCAGCAGTTGCCGGTGCTGGTCCGGGGAATCTACTTCGACGGCTGGGTTCCGTCCGACGTACCGATCAAGCTCAACCGGGACGACTTCCTGTACGAGGTCCGTCAGGGCTTCCCGTACGACGCGGAGGGCGGCCCGGAGCGGGTGACGCAGGTGGTGCTGGACACCCTGCGCCGACACGTCACCCAGGGCGAGTGGCAGGACGTGAAGGACACCATGCCCAAGGACCTCGCCATGATGATGCCGTGACGGCCTGACGCCCTGAGCCCGCCCGACGACCCGTCGGGCGGGCTCAGTCGCCGGACGGGTCCGCCTCGGCGGACGTCGGCACCCGCGACACCGGGTGCCCGGCCGCACCGACCAGCGCCGCGAACGCGATGGCATCCACGATCGCGGCGCCGCCCGGATCATTGTTGAAGTAGACGTACGCCGGCTCGTCCGCGCCGAAGGCGTCGGTCAGCCGGCTAACCCATGACGTGAGGGCCGCGCGGCCGTAGCGGGGCAGGGGCCGTGCCCTTCCCTCGTGCAGCCGCAGGTACCCGAAGTCGGTGGTGCGCCAGCGTGGGGCGACCGGGCGTCCCAACCGGTCAGCCCAGACCAGCGCCGCCCGGCGCCGTTCCAGCACCGCCCTGGTGGCGTCGGTCCACCAGGACGGGTGCCGGGGCTCGACCGCGACCCGCACCTCCGCTGGAAACAGCCGCAGGGTCGCGTCGAGCGCCTCGACGTCCACCTGCAGGTTCGGTGGCAGTTGCACCAGCACCGGGCCGAGCCGGTCACCAAGTGCGGTGGCGCGACCGAGGAACCGGGCCACCGGCTCGGCCGGGTCGCGCAGCCGCTTGATGTGGGTGAGATAGCGGCTCATCTTCACCGCGACGCAGAAATCAGCCGGAGTCCGTGCTCGCCAGGCGGCGAAGGTGTCCCGCTCTGGCAGTCGGTAGAAGGCGTTGTTGACCTCGACCGTGGCGAACCTGGCCGCGAAGTGCTCCAACCAGAGGCGCTGCGGCACCTGTTGCGGGTAGAAGCGGCCTCGCCAGTCCCGGTACTGCCAGCCGGACGTGCCCACCAGGATCACCACACCATCCTGGCACTCTGCGCCGCCGCTCGCGAACCGCCCGTGCCGCTCCGGTTCGACGTCTACGGTGAGGGTTAGAGAAGATCGCGCGTGGGGTACCACCCGCACCACGACGGAGCCCGGCGTACGGCGGGGCGGCACACCCGAGGGAGTACCGATGGCACTCAACGACGACGACATGCAGACCACGGGCGGCGGCGGCCTGGAGGGCCCGGCCGACGGTGGTGCGACCCCCGGCCAGCAGGACGGTGGCGCTGACGGTGGTGCGGAGGGCCCGGCCGACGGTGGTGCGACCCCCGGCCAGCAGGACGGTGGCGCTGACGGTGGTGCGGAAGGTCCCGCTGACGGCGGTGCGACCCCCGGCCAGCAGGATGGCGGCGCTGACGGTGGCGCGGAAGGTCCCGCCGACGGCGGTGCGACGCCGGGCCAGCAGGACGGTGGCGCCGACGGCAGCGCACGGTAGCGGCACACCATGACGCACCTCGACCCGCCGGGCGGCCACGGCCGCCCGGCGGTTCCGTCCGCACACGCGACCGCCGCCCTGGCCCGCTGCGTCTCGGTCGAACCGGCCAAGTTCGCCGCCGCGCACTGGGGACACACCCCGCTGCTGTCCCGGGCGGCCGAGCTGCCCGACCCGTCCGGCTTCACCGACCTGCTCAGCCCCGCCGACGCCGACGAGCTGCTGAGCCGGCGCGGCCTGCGTACCCCCTTCCTGCGCGTCGCCCGGGACGGCCAGTTGGTGCCTGCGGCGCGCTGGACCGGCGGCGGCGGCGCCGGCGCCGAGATCGGCGACCAGGTGCTCGACGAGCGGGTCCTGGAGCAGTACGCCGCCGGCGCCACGCTGGTGCTGCAGGGTCTGCACCGGATCTGGCCACCGCTCGTCGACTTCGCCCGCGACCTGGGCCTCGCGCTCAACCAACCGTTGCAGATCAACGCCTACCTCACCCCGGCCGGCAGCCAGGGGTTCGCCACCCACTACGACACGCACGACGTGTTCGTCCTGCAGGTCGACGGCCGTAAGCACTGGCGGATCCACCCGCCGGTGCTGCCCGATCCGTTGGAGAAGCAGCCGTGGGGTGGCCGCGCCGACGAGGTCGGCGCCACGGCACAGGGCTCGGCCGCGCTGGACGTCGTGCTCGCCCCCGGCGACGCCCTCTACCTGCCCCGGGGCTGGCTGCACAGCGCGCAGGCGCAGGACGCCAGCTCGCTGCACCTGACCGTGGGCATCCGCGCTCTCACCCGATACGCCCTGGTCGAGGAACTGCTGACGCTGGCCGCCGAGGACCAGCGGCTACGGGCCAGCCTGCCGTTCGGCACCGACGTGGCCGATCCGGACGCCATCGAGCCGGAGCTGACCGAGACGGTGGAGGCGCTGCGGGACTGGCTGTTGCGCGCCGACCCGAGCGCGGTCGCCGCGCGACTGCGGCAGCGCGCCTGGCCGGCTGCCCGCCCGGCACCCATCCGGCCGCTCGCCCAGGCTGAGGCGCTGGCCGCGGTGGACGCCGATTCCCGGGTCACCCTGCGCCCGGGCCTGCGTTGGCAGCTCGCGCCGCACAGCTCGGACACGGTGGCGCTCCGCCTGTTCGACCGCACCATCACCCTGCCCGCCGACTGCGAGCCGGCGGTCCGCGCCGTACTCAGCGGTACGGTCACCCGGGTGGGTGACCTGCCTGGGCTGTCCGACGACGCCGACCGGGTCACCCTGGCTCGTCGACTGCTCCGCGAGGCCGTCCTGGTCCCCGCCTAAGCTACCCGGCCTGAACTACGCCGCGGTGGCCCCGACCAGCTCGATCCTGAGCGTGTTCGTGATCTCGTCGGTCAGCTCACCCTCCGCGCCGACCGAGATCGTGCCCTGGTCGGTGACACCGAAGACGAGTTCCACAGTGCCGGCCTTCAACACCAGCGGGTCATCACCACCGGTGCCGGCGGCGACCACCGCGCGGATCGTGGTGATCGCGTCCACCAGGGTCGCCGCGACCGCGCTGTGCCGCAGCTCGTGCCGATCCTGGAGATCCTCGGCGACGAGGGTGATGTCGATCGTGTGGGTCTTCTGGTGGGAGCGGCTGCCGCCCACCTTCACCTTCCAGCCGATCACCGGGACCCGGAAGTCCACGCCACCGCCGGCCTTCGTGGTGACGACCGCGCTCAGGATCAGCTGAACCGAGCCGACCCGCAGGTCCCGGCCCTCGTCGGTCGTGGAGATGCCGGCCTGCTTCACCGCGTCCTTCACCGCCGACACCAGTTCCCCGACCGGCACGCTGTAGTCGATCACGTCCATGCCGCACCTCCTCCTCTGCGCGAGTTGAGTTGCCGCCAGCTCAGACGGCGGCGGTGGCGAACGGGTCGCCGTACACGGTGTAGGCCAGCCAGGTCGGGTCGAGCGGATCGTCCTGCTGCTCGATCCGTGCGGCGAGGGCCGCCGCGCCGAGCGTGGCGCCGTCGGCGAGGGACTGGTAGAACGCGGTCGCGAAGCGGGCCGAACTGTCCGAGCGCACCGCCCAGAGCGTGCCGACGAACGCGCCCGCTCCCGACGACATGAACTGCTGCGCCCAGCCGAGCATCTTCGTGTACGTCGGTGCCACGCCCGCACTCCGGCACGCGTTGATGAACACGAGGGGACCGGCCTCCGCCAGCAGTTTCCGGATGCTGGCCTCGGCGAGCAGGGCCGGCTTGAACCGGCCGCCGTCCATGTCGATGAACGAGCCGTCCGAGGAGAACGTGTTGTGGCAGGCGAAGTGGGTCGCCCCCAGCGTTCCCGAGTTGATCAGGGCGAGGAGGTCGTCGGCCCTGGTGATGGGCTCACTGTCGGCAGCGCCGAGGATCGCGCGGATGGTGGCGATCTCCTCATGCGCGCCGGTGGGAGCCTTCGGCGGTACCACGAAGCGCGCGTCGCGCAGGCCAACCTTCGCGTTCCGGTGCTGACCATAGGTACGGCGCACCACGGGGACCTGCTCGACGAGGAAACCGGCATCGCGCTGGGCGCTGAGCGGATAGAGCAGTTCCCACGGGACCACGTCATGGTCGGTGGCGATCGTGAAGGCGCTCATGTCGGCGCCGACCTGCCAGAACTGGTCCCGCACGTCGGCCGGCACCATCTCCGACCACAGTTGGATGCCCGCCGACCGGATGACCTCGCGGGTCATCGTCGCGTTGTAGCGGGAACCACCCCCGGCGATCTGCTGCAACTCCTTGATCGCGTTCTCCACCGCGGCGTTCGGCGTGTTCGTGATCGACTCGACGACCGGCGCGAACAGCGCCGCGTCGGAGCGCAGTTGGAACGTGTAGCGGCTGCCGTCGAACCGCACCTCCAGGGTGACCTCGCCCGGTCGTGCCTGCGGGGCACCCATCGGCGCTGTCTTCGGCGGCCCGTCGCGGAACGGCCCGCCGTCCGCGACGGAGACCTCCACAGAAACCTCGCTGAGGAACGTGCCGCCGGCCCAGGCCGTCACGTCGATGCGATGCAGACCCGGGGTACGCGCCCCGAAACCAAACCGGATCGGATCCGGATCCTCGTCCGGTAGGACCAGCACGGTCTGCTGGAGCGGGCCCTCGGCGTGCAGGCCAGCCGGCGCGTGGACGGTCACCGTCACCGGTGTGCCGTCGTCGCTGACCAGGAGGCTCGCCAACGGTGCGGTCACGGCGTCCGGGTGGACCGGCCGCCCTTCGGTGACGAGCCGGACGTCGACGCTCAGGTCCCGACCCGCCGGAACCTGGGTGGGCGCGCGCGCCACCAGCAGCCGCTCCGGGCGGGCCCGACCGCGGGTAAACGTGTACGGGCGCACCGTTGACGCCGGGGTGTCGTCCGGGAATGACGAGGTCGACGGTCCGGTGATCGTACCCATCGCCAGGCCCCGTCCGAACACCGGCAAGTCGAGGTCATCGGCGGACACCGCAGCGTCAGCCTCATCGGCGATCGGGGCCGGCCGAATCCGTCCCCGCCGGTACGACGCTCGTTCCTCCAGGTCGTCTCGTTGCCGTTTCAGTTCGCGCTCGCGCACGTAGTGACTGGCTCGTTCGTCGAGGGACAGCCGCGCGTCTCTCAGGTGAAGCGTGATGCCGCCGAGAGCGGACGTGTCCTGAGTGAGCCGTCGGTCGATGGCTATCGACGCTTGGACCACCTCGTCGACGGCGTACTGCGAACTGATGAGCCGGCAGGCGTCCAGCAGGAACTCGCGGACCAGGGCTGCGGCGTCCGTGATCCCGCGTCGGACGATCTGCGCCGGGTCGGTCACCCGGAAGCCGACGGCGATCGACGCCTCGAAGGCGTACGCGCCGCCCCTGGTGGGCAGCCGAGTGTCGTAGACGAGCCAGTGGTTGCCGGTGTCCACCTCGTAGCGCGTCGAGTAGCGGGCCACGAACCCCGGGTGCCACCACGCCGTCGGCCTGTGGGCGACCTCCAGAACGCCCTGGCGGGTCGAGTAGACGATCGCCGCCGCTGGCCCGTGCTTGGGGGGCGGCATGAACCAGCGCACCGGCTCCACGCTGAGGATCACCGGGATCGCGGGCCCGGCAGTGTCGGTCTCCGCGCCGAAATTCGCTACCAGGTCGTCGACCAGGTGCCGGATGTCGGCCTGGACGGTGTGCGTGTCGACCCGCCGGTAGTGCTGCTGGGCAAGCGGTTTGAGCGCGGTGGGAAGATCCGCCTCGGGTGGCAGCAAAGCGCCGTCCACCAGCACCGGAATGACCGGGACCTGCTGTTCGAAGGCGGTTTCGATCGTCTGGCGGGCGCTGCTCGGAAGGCGCTCCAGCCAGCCTGCCGGACCGCCGAGTATGCGAGGTTCGATCACGACGATGAGCGCCGCCGAGGCTGACAGGCGGTGCCGAAGGTCGGAGGAGAACATGAACGCCCTCGGATGGTCGCGAACGACGCTGCCGAATCGTCCGGTCAGCGCGTCATCGAGCACGCGCGCGACGACGTTGTCGTCGCCGGCGCGGTAACTGAGCAAGAAGCCGACCATTTGACGTACCGTATCGAAGATCGCGCTCTGATTTTCGCCGCGCCGGCGGTCGGCTATTCGACAGCCTTAGTGGACTGTTCCGACCTGATCGGTCAGCGGCCGAGCGCCAGCAGCAACCCGGTGGCGAGCACCCCCGCACCGAGGACCACGGTGATCGGCCGGGGACCGAGCACCGCGTGCCGGCGGTCGGCCAGCACCCGCGCCGGCACCAGGCCGACCAACGGCCCGAGCAGGGTCACCACCAGCGCCAGCACCGGCATCCCGACCGCCAGGTCACCGCCGTACCCGACGCCGAGCGCACGCGCGCCGGCCCCCAGCGCGTACGCCACCACCGCACCGGCCACCCCGCAGACCGCCAGCAGCGGGTTGACCGAGCCCGGCAGCTCACCCGGCTGCCCGGCCCGGTCGAGCAGGTCCCGAGCTCGTCCGAGCAGCAGCACCGGATCGGTTGCCCCGCCACCGTTCGCCGGAGCGGGCGGGCCGCCGAGGCGGCGGGCGCCCAGTCGGGTACGTACCTGTTGCCACACGTGCGCCACCTCGGCGTCGACCCGTTCCTGCTGTTCGCGGGCGGCGACCAGCTCCTCCTCGGCGTGCTGGAGCTGCTCGGCGGCGTCGGCGACAGCCCGCTCGGCAGCGGCGCACTGCCGCTCGTGCCAGGTGTGCGCCTCGGCGCGCTGCTCGTGCACCCGCGCGGTCAGGTCGGCCAGCCGCCGCAACTGTGCCGCGTACGTCTCACTGGCCACTGGTTCGTTCATCGCGACGGTCCATAGGGGATGATGACCTGTCCGGTGCGGTGGACCGCCCGGTCGAAGAAGAGCCCCCGCCAGGGTCGGGGATACCAGTCCGGGCCACCGGTGCCCGGGTAGAGCGAAGCGCCCAGCTCACCGCCGTGCGCGTC
The nucleotide sequence above comes from Micromonospora luteifusca. Encoded proteins:
- a CDS encoding CHAT domain-containing protein — translated: MVGFLLSYRAGDDNVVARVLDDALTGRFGSVVRDHPRAFMFSSDLRHRLSASAALIVVIEPRILGGPAGWLERLPSSARQTIETAFEQQVPVIPVLVDGALLPPEADLPTALKPLAQQHYRRVDTHTVQADIRHLVDDLVANFGAETDTAGPAIPVILSVEPVRWFMPPPKHGPAAAIVYSTRQGVLEVAHRPTAWWHPGFVARYSTRYEVDTGNHWLVYDTRLPTRGGAYAFEASIAVGFRVTDPAQIVRRGITDAAALVREFLLDACRLISSQYAVDEVVQASIAIDRRLTQDTSALGGITLHLRDARLSLDERASHYVRERELKRQRDDLEERASYRRGRIRPAPIADEADAAVSADDLDLPVFGRGLAMGTITGPSTSSFPDDTPASTVRPYTFTRGRARPERLLVARAPTQVPAGRDLSVDVRLVTEGRPVHPDAVTAPLASLLVSDDGTPVTVTVHAPAGLHAEGPLQQTVLVLPDEDPDPIRFGFGARTPGLHRIDVTAWAGGTFLSEVSVEVSVADGGPFRDGPPKTAPMGAPQARPGEVTLEVRFDGSRYTFQLRSDAALFAPVVESITNTPNAAVENAIKELQQIAGGGSRYNATMTREVIRSAGIQLWSEMVPADVRDQFWQVGADMSAFTIATDHDVVPWELLYPLSAQRDAGFLVEQVPVVRRTYGQHRNAKVGLRDARFVVPPKAPTGAHEEIATIRAILGAADSEPITRADDLLALINSGTLGATHFACHNTFSSDGSFIDMDGGRFKPALLAEASIRKLLAEAGPLVFINACRSAGVAPTYTKMLGWAQQFMSSGAGAFVGTLWAVRSDSSARFATAFYQSLADGATLGAAALAARIEQQDDPLDPTWLAYTVYGDPFATAAV